In Castor canadensis chromosome 6, mCasCan1.hap1v2, whole genome shotgun sequence, the genomic window TAGGTGTgacccactggcacctggcagaacttttctttttttaaggcaaCACTGTTAGTCCACGATATCTGCTAGGGAAAGCTGGTGGTGGCAGGAAAACttatttaacttctctaaaactcagtttcttcatttataaagcagaaataagaaggcctatctcaaagaaaaatgaaataacatttgtAAGGTAACACATAGAATAAAGCCTCCTGGTATAAAAGTCTATCAATAACTGCCAGTCTCCTTCCTTCCCAAGTCTAATATGCCATCCCATGCATAATGAGTATGTTAGTGACATTGATTAATACTATTAGGTTCCAGGATTAGTGTACATGTGTGCTATTACAGTCATTAGTAATTATGACAGAttgacatttcagatccaaaagGTCATATGCAAGACAGTAACTTTATTGGAGGATTCGCTCTGAGAACACTCATGTCCCTCCTTCTGACATCCTACCCACACCCACATTCATCAACGACCATATCTTCATAATGTCGAAGAATGACATTGTCATTATTGTCTTGGTAAAGAATGGAGATGGGAGACAGCTTTGTGGGGATGCAGGTGGCCTGGGGGACCTCAGGGTCAACCTCATGCATCAGTGCTTGCATGAAGGCATAATTGGAGCTGTTCAAATAAGTGGTCAGTGAGAAGGGACAATCTCCATGACAGTAATTTGCCATAAACCCCTTGGGGGCAATGACCCATTTGTGCCAACCCAGATCCTTGAAGTTGATGAATAGCTGATGACGATGGCAGAGATTCTTGCAAGAAACCTTGGGGACAGGAATGGCTGCCCTCCTTTTTCGTGAAGAAGGCTGACACTGCTCAGGGTTAAGAGTCACCACCAGCAGGGAAGCATGAAAAGAACGTCTCAGCCTGGTGCAGATGTCCTCAAGCTGGAAATTTACACCTGACCCTCTGCCTTCTTGGACCATTATCTCCAAAAATAAGCCCAAGTTCTTTTGGGGGTTGCTGTTCCAACCCTGAACCACATCTTGCAGGCTGAAGCGAAGGGCGCCCTGAGGCCACAGTATGGACTGCAAAGCAAACCTTCTGCCTGGTGTAGGGGTGACTTGGCCCCACTTGTGAGGTTCCTGAACTACAGACAGAGCCAGTTCCAGTTCTGGCCCCAGGTTATAGTAGGAATTGGACCCCAAGTCCAGCCTCAGCTGGGCCATCGTCAATTGTTCCTTTGCTTTGATGGCAGACAAATTGAAGTAGAGGAGTTTCTGTAAACAATAGTCATCTTGGAATGGCTTCTTTAAGTAAAGAAAGAAACCTAGATGGGAAAACAGACATGGGAGAGTCaccatagtattttttttttacttcatatcTACCTATATGATATAAAGTCAAAATATgcggacactggtggctcacacctgtaatcctagctacttagaaggcagaaatgagaaggatcatggttcaaggccagccagggcaaataattcatgagacctatcttgaaaaaactcaatataaaaaagggctgatggagtagctcaagtggtagagcatctggagaggcagagagggagggggagagagagagagaagacattgtgctggagatgtagctcagtggtagagcacttacctagcatgcacaggccttgATTTGTGgcacttcaggaaaaaaatggaaaaaaaagacaggccactctttcccttcttccttgaaGACTGACCTTCTTTAGAAGGGTCCTGCCCAATACCCGGGTAGGAGAAGAGGTGATGCTACAGAGTCCAGAATCGGGAAGCTTTGCTGGGCTTCACCTCTCATTCTAATGCCAttagacttttttgggggggtaggggtggtactgaggcttgaactcagggggacctataccttgaaccactccaccagcccctttttgtgatgggttttttttaagacagggtcttgaaaactatttgcccagactggctttgaacttcgatcctcctgatctctgcctcctgagtagctaggattacaggtgtaaaccacggGTGCCCAGCTTCAACTACTCCTTTACAGTCCCCTACCTATCCTTTA contains:
- the Gdf3 gene encoding growth/differentiation factor 3 produces the protein MLLSSPLLPLAFLLTLAVGQTLQLQEYDFLQFLGLDKMTLPRTFQPVPSILNKIFQDWEAAATAGDWQDLCYVKELGVYGNLLRLVPDQGFFLYLKKPFQDDYCLQKLLYFNLSAIKAKEQLTMAQLRLDLGSNSYYNLGPELELALSVVQEPHKWGQVTPTPGRRFALQSILWPQGALRFSLQDVVQGWNSNPQKNLGLFLEIMVQEGRGSGVNFQLEDICTRLRRSFHASLLVVTLNPEQCQPSSRKRRAAIPVPKVSCKNLCHRHQLFINFKDLGWHKWVIAPKGFMANYCHGDCPFSLTTYLNSSNYAFMQALMHEVDPEVPQATCIPTKLSPISILYQDNNDNVILRHYEDMVVDECGCG